Part of the Triticum urartu cultivar G1812 unplaced genomic scaffold, Tu2.1 TuUngrouped_contig_899, whole genome shotgun sequence genome, ttgaatatcaagttgcttcttcagctccttcaactcttcaggtccgagcttgtaagggtgcttgcacacaggttccgtgccgggctcaagatcaataacgaattcaactggccggtgcggaggcattcctggaagctcttctggaaagatgtcttgatattcgcaaacgactggaatctgcgagatagcatccagttcacccttctcattgagagaaaatagacggatggtatcatcacgagcggcaaagacaattacatcctcagacgaatgagtcaattgaatctgcctggcagcacaatcaagatgcgccttgtgcttagaaagccaatccattccgagaataagatcaatatccgagtcacccagaacaataggagaagctagaaatttgtagtcgcccaacgtgatagtaataTCCGGGACACAGAAattagctgtcatttgcttgcccggtgacatgatttgcaaggaactttgcagatactgataatcgcactcatactttgatgcaaaaggtttgaaaatgaaacaatgcgatgcaccagtgtcaaaaagaacttttgcaggaatatcattaataggaaggttacccatgatgacatctgacgagtcctcttcctgagctgcattcatcaagttgaccttggcgtgcttggggttatgcttgaccatagctgtacttgccgatctcacaggatgaggaggaggaagacgcctctgattgagacacttgttggcatagtgacccttctgttggcacttgttgcacatgacctctgaaagcagacggtggtacggagcactcgatcttgaagcttgagacgaagtcttgttctgaaagccagggttgggtgggtgggaagatccactgccacctttgctctttcTGCTGATACGGccgacgaaacggaggaggaggaagccaatacttctgatgcttggccacttgagtagaggaagaaggagtagcatctctaaCTCGCtacttggaagcatcacacctcagttgagcggcctcttgcttcaatgccatgttgtagaactcatcgtacctcaagggctcaaagagaacaagagctagctgaatttcttctctgagaccacccctgaactggtatatcatgctcttctcgtcagggacgtccttcttggtaaagcgggcgagcttctgaaacaacttgttgtagtcatagacagacaaagagccttgcttcaggttgcggaattcctcacgcttgctttcaaccacgctctgagggatatggtgagctctgaaatattgacggaattcatcccaagtgatcacacgtccacctctggaatccttgtactgctggaaccattctgcaacttgatctttgagttggaaagaagcgagcttgacaaagtcctcaggcctgacgttactgcactcgaaatgcttgcacagatccacgagccaatcgtcagcatcggttgcctcaacacaattgctgaaagtctttggcccattagcaaggaactggttgagtgtagcaaagtgattctgattgttgccttggttcccttagTTGCCTTgattcgcttgattgcgctcttgaagaatttgcatgatcaactgtgtgtttgcattggttgcggccatcacagcttgccatgcctccggaggaggtggaggtggtggcggatcttgattctgattctgattggtgctcttagcgggagccatcctgaagaggttgaccaccgttagcacatagacagataaaatgaagctgaatccaacggaatgaaaattgcaacataaagtcttcacatccgaacaaaatgaacgaatgcattcctcttgaaatggtcacatatccataaattgagaagccacgtagaatttaggtagagaaataaatcaacaaggtacggatcaagatcgaatactcggtaagaaatcccaatctcaaaccaaatatccgtggaagaagaactagagctacgagaattcccacctatgaaacttccgaacctttccggttatgcaatcaggtgttggcgatacaggggaagcataatatctcacccaaatctagcaaatcctacatccagctgtatccatccttcaacacataaccgagaaaaacttcggaaaccatctacctcaaccttcgaaaagcatccgttatacaagttatgccgatactcccgaactcccgccccagtactgggtggcatcgaggttatctcaccaacgaactgcataaaagagattttcgatgtcagcgtactaaactcaggtattccagaattgcaacgataaaattatgacgacaacacctcagagctcaactccccgggacacttccacaaaacccctgacaggaggcaccaagacaatgttctcatcataaaaccatcggaacgattccaagatacccgcgtgatcctaaattttttttagtgaaatttgagaagagaagagtcaaaactctacgtcaggatgccttaccagagcgatgaggagactaggaagtaaaaataattcctaaactctccgatatataattcctaaatgactcaaaacatttttctagacacaactcggctgctaaaacgatcaagcaatggggctcctaaggtcggggaaggctctgattaccaacttataacaccctcgatgcgactatatctcccacgtgtcgaggcacgacttagaggcataatcgcattgaaggcatatgtcgcaagtcaggcaatcttcacaacatcccatgtaatatagataataaaaagggagataacatagttggcttacactcgccacgtcaatcaagtacataaataacattacatcaaccaaacactcatggcccgactacggcgccaaaataaaagataacccaacatgcgacacggtcccgatcacccccaactaggcaccactactgatcatcaggaaaagaaacatagtatcgctgagagtcctcgtcgaactcccacttgagctcgagcgcgtcacctggagcggaatcatcaggccctgcatctggtgtaatagtaatctgtgagccacagggactcagcaatctcgcaccctcgcgatcaatactatttaagcttaataggtaaagcaaggtaaatatgtggagctgcagcaagcgactagcatatatggtggctatcctgttcgcaaaagagagcgagaagaggaggcaaagcgcgaacgcataactaaagagggcaaacctgcggcaagcattactccaacaccgtgtccacttcccggactccgccgaaaagaggccatcacggcaactcacactgttgattcattttaattaagttaaggttcaagttatctacaaccggacattaacaaattcccatttgcccataaccgcgggcacgactttcgaaagttcaaatccctgcaggggagtcccaacttagcccatgacaagctctcacggtcaacgaaggaatagacctcctcccgagacgttccgatcagactcggtatctcggttcttcaagacacttcgacaggttaaaacaaatccagcaacaccgcccgaatgtgccgacaaatcccgataggagctgcacatatctcgttctcagggcacactcagatgtgtcaaacttccggtaggccagcccagagttgcccctggtagccaccggcggctgacagtttggaccaactcagaggagcactggcccggggggtaaaataagatgacccttgagtctgcagaacccaagggaaagaaaaggctaggtggcaaatggtaaaaccaaggttgggcattgctggaaaagctttaatcaaggcgaactatcaaggggttcccattataacccaaccgcgtaaggaacgcaaaatccgggaacataacaccgatatgacggaaactagggcggcaagagtggaacaaaacactaggcgagcgagccttccaccctttaccaagtatatagatgcattaagataacatggcaatataatgatatcccaacaagtaaataaatgttccaacaaggaacggcctccaatcttcacctgcaactagcaacgctataagaggggctgagcaaagcggtaacatagccaatcaacggtttgctaggacatggtgggttagaggtttgacatggcaatttgggaggcttgaaagcaagtggtaggcatcgtagcaatggcatagcaaaagagcaagcaaactagcatagcaaaagatagtagtgatttcgagggtatgatcatcttgcctgcaaagttgtcagagttgactggatcctcgaaagcaaactcaacgggctcctcgttagcaaactcgtctcccggctctacccaaacaagacaaacaagcaacaaggacacaatcaaccacgtgcaaggatcaaacaataagttgcaaacatggtatgctatgcggaatgcaatgcgggatgcacatgcaagatttgacaagggatgcatgaacctggccttaacttggaaaaccaagtgttccattggaaagatgagatgaaatcgcttgaaaatgatataaagaacgccggaatcggagttatggtttggaaatggcaagcgattcaaatatgatcacgttctgcgatttacagcaagtagccatctaaatgcaacgagattaacatgctacagcacccaaacaagacaacaaaatacatggcggggatgcattcatgatgcttaacaaaagtctagcactgagctacggccaattcatccattaacaggttcaaacaagcatggcaaaaatgcatatgacaaacagatttcagacttagtgaaattaacacttgtctagaatttcagatcagatagcactcttcggagcaacaaaactatatgctacaggacctgaacatggcaaagtaaagcatggcatggagctactcaaagagcttaacaaaagtcccttagtgaccttgagccaaaagggatcagaaaatacaattgcaagcatgtgaacatggcaaaaacataatcagttctcagactcagtgaaaactggagcatgctgaaacagatatcaagtaggcatgtttacgagctcgatgcactcactacggagcaagtcatgacaaactaagcatacattcatcaagaacacacaaaatgcaagctagacatggcaataacaataacatagcatgcacggatcaaccacaacatcatcggcaaaatcgctaacaagtagacaatctgcccagattcacgaagtagcaaaagtagagctcgattgactcaagctagggtgctccataattgcaaacaaagacatggatggatagagcactacaagattaacaaaacatccttactgatcatcctcaaaagaggcacgtatcactaggaaacaacatgaacatatgaccatatgagataaacaggtcaaggacttagtggaaatgctaagtctctgaaatcagcattaccaagtgcctcactttgcaagcttgtgctagtcaccacacacatcacaaaaatacatgggttgcacctctggaaagatggcaaaacccttaacaaaacatatgtagaactcatgggcatatcatgcacacaataatcatggcaaaaatgacaaatagctaaatggagcagcagatttgacaattatctcaagtagccctcttctaacagcatttcgggcattaagatgaactcaaatgaaaatgatgcaatggaacgaaatgatgtactctctgagacgaacattttgatatgctatatgcgcaaaacggagctacggatgcggagttatagcacgatgaacaggagcatatggatctgaGATCTTGAGGACTTGGAAGAAAATTCCACCTCGCGGTTAGGGTTTACTATAGCTGCCAGATCTGGATCGCGACGCGCTTCTCGAGGTTGGCCGGAGTTCGCGCCGGAGCTCGacggagaggaagaagacgaccgggggcggccggatccgggcGGGGAGGCGAGGCCGGAGGTCGGAAGAGGCGCTGGCCGGCCGCGGCGGAGCTCGGCTCCGGCCGGCGAGGAGCGAGGCGGCGAGGAGGATCCGTCGGCGTTgagagaggcggcggcggggcgaaggcgcggggcggcgcgccTCTTCGGGCCGCGGGGGGCGGCctcgggccgggcgggccgcggtggtggaggcggtggcggcgccacgtggcgcgaCGGGAGTGGGCGACGGCGATGTCCGGCAcgcggacggacgtgtccggcgcgcagatgaGGAGCGGGGCTAGGTTTAGGGTGGTTTGGATCCGGAATTTCGGGGAGGGGAtatttatagaggtaggaggAGTAGGAAGCttcaaatgaggtgtggttttcggccacgcgatcgtgatcgaacgctctagatgatggagagggttttggtgtattttgggccaaattggaggggtgttgggttgcaacacacacgaggccttttcggtccctcggttaaccgttggagtatcaaacgaagtccaaatgatacgaaacttgacaggcggtctaccggtagtaaaccaaggccgcttggcaagtctcggtccaatccggaaatgtttaatcccccacacacgaaagaaaggtagaaatgaccaccggaggagaacgaagcgccggaatgcaaaacagacaacggggaaaatgctcgaatgcatgagatgaacacgtatgcaaatgcaatgcgcatgatgacatgatatgagatgcatgacaacgataacacacacggagacaaaaacccgaacccgagaaaataaaataacttaaagccggaaacggcaagagttggagtacaaattgggaaagtcatatccggggtgttacatttaCCTCCCCcggagagcccgaacctgggtacaTCGCGAGTCCCTCTCCGCTTGTCCCCGATCTCACCTCCGGAACCCTCCGACGTCCTCCGGCCCCAACCACGTTCGATAAGCCTACCCATGGAATCTGCCGTAAGCACACCACGACAGTTGATCTTCATGGGCGTTATATACGTGGTCGTCGGTGAGTCCAAGATGATGACTTTCTAGGGACCAACCGAGTCCCGCTATCCACTCACCGTCTCCCCTTAGGCATTCAAGGGTGGCTCGTACGTCGGCAAGAAAAGTTTGGTTGAAGTTGTAGCTCTTCGAGGTGACCGGTGTTTGTCTAGACACGACTTGTTAATTTGTTTAGGATAAGCCCCCTTGCTTGTGTTTGTAATACAATTGTGGTTGCTAATCTTTTGATTAGTTTAGCCCCCTTGCGTTGTGTTTGTAATACAACTGTGGTGGCTAATATTCTGATTAGTCCGAGGTGGAGTTCGTACTACCCTTGTTGTTTGCAGTAAGTTGTTGTTATTTATAATTGTTTTTGTCTTCTATAAAAATATGGTATAGCTGTACcctaattttattttattttgcatccAGGTTAGTAATAACATTGTTGATACTTAGAAAAAAAATTCCTCGTTGACAAAGAGGGGGAAGTCGGAAACCCCCAACACTCAACCGACACATGAGTATTCGACAGGGTCCTATGTGCATTAGACAACGATCCAATCGAAATTAGTATCGAACACCCTCTCCGAACCCAATATTAATCCGCAGACCCAGCCGGACTCCCGACGGAGAGAGCGAGGACCAGGTGAACCGGCCAGCCAGACAACCCCGGCGCATCGCCTCGTGGTCTTCCTCTTCTCCCCCCGCACCCGAATCCCCTTGCCTCGCCGTCCCTGAAACCCTAATCCCTCGCCGCCGCAACACAACCTCTTCCTCGCTTCCGCCCCCCGCCCCCGCCCCGATCCAGGTGAGCCCCATCACGCTGAATTCCGATCCAGAACGTCCCTTGCCAATTTTGGGCGGTAATTCGGTCGAGGGATTATCGCAGATAGCTTCGGTGCTGAGAAAATTTCTGACGTGTGGTTTTTGATCCAGGGTGGAGCGTTGGGCAATGGATTTCGAGCGACAAGTTTGAGCTCTCGGATCGGTTTCAGGAGGTTTTAGATGGGTTCGGACCGGCAACATGGTGGCTCGGGGGACGTGGTGGCGCCGAAAGGGCGGAAGAGACAGAGACAGCTGCTGCTGGAGTCCAGCGACTCTGAAGCGGATGAATCTTGCCTCTTGACGCGGCACAAGTCAGACGAGCCTAATGCCGCCTTAGGCAACGGTGATCAATCAGTGGAGAAAGTGGTGCCTCCTAGTTCTGAGCTTCCTGGGGCTAAAACTACTCAAAGAGATGGTTCAGAGAAGAACAAGGGAGATGAACTTAACAGTGCCAGCAGTCGAAATGGCGATGACCTGTCAGAGGAGAAAGTGGTGCCTCTTAGTTCTGACAAGCTCCACAGGGTCAAGTCCACTCAAGGAGACTATCCAGAGAAGAATAAGGGAGATAAGAACAGCAGGAGTAGCTCACAGCCTGACTCCAAGAGGAGCAAAATCGAGGATGCCAAAGTTGGTGCTTTTGGAAACGGTGGAAGTGCTTCAAAGGATGTAACTGTAGCAAAAATGCTGCGTCCAGGGTTCCCAAAATGGCGGTTCGAGAAGCCCGAGGTAAGGGCTGGACGAGTTGATGAGAAAGGTGGGGTGGAGATGAAGGCAACCATTGGCTCAAAGGTCAAGGAGCAGGCATCGAGCTTGGATGACAAGAGGAGACATGTAGAGCTACTGAAACGTAAGAAACACAAGCCGTTGAAGACTGACATGAGCAACTCGGTTGACTCTGGCCGACAGGAACGTGGGGAGGAGACGAAGGCAAAGTTCAAGGAGCAGGACTCAAGTTTGGATGTCAAGAGGAGGCCAGTAGGATCACTGAAACATGAGAAACACATACTGCTGAAGACTGACAAGGCTAGCTTGGCTGGGTCTGTCCAAGGGGAAGTTATAAGGGTTCAAGGGAAAAGTGGCCTTTTGAAGATCCTGCCAAAGAACGATAAGGTGCTCAGGGAAACCAGCGATGGCAAGATTCTGCCGAAGAAGTCGAATGTTGATGGGGATACCAGTGATGGCAATACTCTGCCAAAGAATGTTAAGGTGGAGGCTGGGGATGGCAAGATTCCGACGAAGAGTGGTGTTTTAAAGCTTCTTCCGAAGAACAATAAGATGGTCAGAGAAAACACTGATGAAAACCTTATTCCCAAGAACATTAAGTTGGAGGGGGAGACCAGTGATGGCAAGATTTTGATGAAGACCAGTAAGATGGATACAGGAAGCGGCGATGACAAGGTCGCGACTAAGAACTGTATGGTGGATTTAAAAGCTGTTGCTGGCAAGTTTCCGTCGAGGAACAGTAGGATGGATGAAGAGACCATTACTGGCTATGAACAGGATAAGGATAAAAGCAGTGCTCTGATCGAGTCCCAAAAGCGGGATTTAAATGGTGGGAAGAAAGTTACTGGAAAGCTGGTCTCCTCTGTCATATTGAGGAGAAGCGATCCAAGCGTAGTGGGAGTTTCTTCAGGCCATACTGTGAAACAGAAAAGTTCAAAGGTGCAGCCGAAGATCTCCTCACAAGGCAATCATCAGCCCTCACCAAGCCTGAAAGATGAGAAAAATGAACTTGGTGAACACAAAAATGAGAAGAAGAGATTGCTTGAGCATAAAGGTTCACCAGAGAATTTATCCAAGAAAGTAAAATTGGAAGTCACTGATCTGCAAGGCACATCTGATTCTGCTCCCAAGAAGCATGTCATGATGAAGAAACCAAGGGGAGGACCTCGTAGTGCACTTAAGCAGAAACTCCGGGATCAGATTAAAGGTATACTATTACATAACGGATGGACAATTGATCTAAGGCCTCGGAAAGATAAAGATTATGAAGATTCTGTGTATGTTTCTCCACAAGGTAGTAGCTATTGGTCAATCACAAAGGCTTATGCAGTGTTCCAAGAGCAAGTGAAAAGTTCACAGGATGAGAACCCTACAGGTGGACCAGGTGTTGCAGATGCTTCCTTTGATGCCATATCAAAAGAGGACCTAGCAATGCTACAAAGAATTGTGCGGAAAAGAAAGGGCAAAAAAGAACATTCTGCTGAGAAGAAGGGAGGGGACAACAGAAGCAGGAACTCAAAAGGTGCCTCTGCTGGTAGAAGTTCTAGAAACAAGTACCAGAACAACAAAGAGAAGGTAAAAGCCAAGCATCTGGGATGTGCACTTCTTGTCCATGGTAGTGCTCGTAATATGGAAGGCATGGGTAACTACGTTCCATATAAATGGAAGAGGACGGTTTTATCATGGATGATAGATCTGGGTGTTGTTTCACAAGATGCGAAGGTCAAATACATGGACAAAAAAGGAACACAGGCAATATTAGATG contains:
- the LOC125532081 gene encoding uncharacterized protein LOC125532081 — translated: MGSDRQHGGSGDVVAPKGRKRQRQLLLESSDSEADESCLLTRHKSDEPNAALGNGDQSVEKVVPPSSELPGAKTTQRDGSEKNKGDELNSASSRNGDDLSEEKVVPLSSDKLHRVKSTQGDYPEKNKGDKNSRSSSQPDSKRSKIEDAKVGAFGNGGSASKDVTVAKMLRPGFPKWRFEKPEVRAGRVDEKGGVEMKATIGSKVKEQASSLDDKRRHVELLKRKKHKPLKTDMSNSVDSGRQERGEETKAKFKEQDSSLDVKRRPVGSLKHEKHILLKTDKASLAGSVQGEVIRVQGKSGLLKILPKNDKVLRETSDGKILPKKSNVDGDTSDGNTLPKNVKVEAGDGKIPTKSGVLKLLPKNNKMVRENTDENLIPKNIKLEGETSDGKILMKTSKMDTGSGDDKVATKNCMVDLKAVAGKFPSRNSRMDEETITGYEQDKDKSSALIESQKRDLNGGKKVTGKLVSSVILRRSDPSVVGVSSGHTVKQKSSKVQPKISSQGNHQPSPSLKDEKNELGEHKNEKKRLLEHKGSPENLSKKVKLEVTDLQGTSDSAPKKHVMMKKPRGGPRSALKQKLRDQIKGILLHNGWTIDLRPRKDKDYEDSVYVSPQGSSYWSITKAYAVFQEQVKSSQDENPTGGPGVADASFDAISKEDLAMLQRIVRKRKGKKEHSAEKKGGDNRSRNSKGASAGRSSRNKYQNNKEKVKAKHLGCALLVHGSARNMEGMGNYVPYKWKRTVLSWMIDLGVVSQDAKVKYMDKKGTQAILDGRITRNGIYCGCCSKILTAAKFELHAGSKEHQPYANIFLEDGGVPLLQCLLDAWDTQSQHEKKGFYKIDPADDPDDDTCGICGDGGDLLCCDRCTSTFHVACLGIEMPSGDWYCRSCICKFCSSAEEMTPSFTELLSCLQCSRKYHQVCTPGTERDSVCTPPGASIDHFCSPGCRKIYKRLKKLLGFKNNMEAGFSWSLVRCFAESEAAPMKRKAEFVYCNSKTAVAFSVMNECFLPRIDERSGINIIHNVVYNCGSDFNRLNFSDFYTFILERGEEVISAATVRIHGTELAEMPFIGTRGMYRGQGMCHRLLNAIESALCSLNVRRLVIPAIPEMQKTWTTVFGFKPVGPMKKQKMKSFNLLIIHGTGLLEKRLLLTAQVNRQTASVTVNAVECDKTASQTFGEASGSLTPVYVSQEFAVGGYPETKDHDTCALIEGSSGLASNLPPVSEEKTEETISPVSIADVNLHISEDDMPCKALADITEKVKYAETDLTLVADKIVVEEKPEDKSSSSSADSKAIPVTVDPCPCSFDELGKYENCPPSVHSVDAVLVKDRPESNFSSSSISGRFDTQEDKKSCVVPANTEVPLVTMGRKPDNHESKTIVADGGDMQSSLEVKYLEVLVDERSTDAYAAKNKAFVGGVTSYAVAVTKDNGHSAVDLVVSAERSLDETNSVESDKSEVKVATVEVGAIVESSNGAGITVSALEKSDDFNGEVTAKPTLTCGDGQLH